The following coding sequences are from one Archaeoglobaceae archaeon window:
- the gatE gene encoding Glu-tRNA(Gln) amidotransferase subunit GatE produces the protein MSEENWHGLKVGIEIHQQLDTKEKLFCRCPTESSEDAKLEIRRYLRLKRSEMGEEDRAAREEVERKKKFLYKYYESTCLVEADEEPPTEMNREALKIAIQVAKMLKMTVLDEIHVMRKIVIDGSNTTGFQRTALVAVDGELEVDDEKIRIATLCLEEEACRKVEEGEGFTVYSLDRLGIPLIEIGTKADIKTPEMAKKTAKKLGMILRSTGKVKRGIGTIRQDVNISIRDGARVEIKGVQELDLIDKVVEYEVIRQLNLLQIREELQKRNAHVVERVFDVTDVFRNTKSKILKGKTVKAILLKNFAGIVGKELQPGRRLGSEFADIARAFGLGGIFHTDELPAYSISAEEVSMLRSVVGAVEGDAVVIAAGDPDRVERALLRIIERAKYCFVGVPEETRKANEDATTSYLRPLPGAARMYPETDVPPVTSLAYLDVEIPELIEDRAKRYAKLLPADLAFEIADSKYYRVFEEFCNSLPPTIVARVLHVIPTELRRENCKVDLLEEKHFRMVLEMIRDGEIAKEGAENALRAILEKPSASRNELKVALGSKSDIDSFIQKLIEEKKDLIAEKGENAFKPLMGIVMGEFRGKVDGKVVAEKLREAISKKMKELEPQNS, from the coding sequence ATGTCTGAAGAAAATTGGCACGGCCTGAAGGTTGGTATAGAGATTCATCAACAACTCGACACAAAAGAGAAGCTATTCTGCAGATGCCCAACAGAGTCCTCAGAGGATGCGAAGCTCGAAATTAGGAGGTATCTAAGACTTAAAAGGAGCGAAATGGGTGAAGAGGACAGGGCGGCGAGAGAGGAAGTTGAAAGGAAAAAAAAGTTTCTTTACAAATATTATGAGTCTACATGTCTTGTCGAGGCTGATGAGGAGCCACCGACTGAAATGAATAGAGAAGCCCTAAAAATTGCGATTCAGGTTGCTAAAATGCTCAAAATGACAGTTCTTGACGAAATACATGTGATGAGGAAGATCGTGATCGATGGAAGTAATACAACCGGATTTCAGAGAACTGCACTTGTTGCAGTGGATGGAGAGTTGGAAGTTGATGATGAAAAAATTAGGATAGCGACGCTTTGCCTTGAAGAAGAAGCATGCAGGAAAGTTGAAGAAGGTGAAGGTTTTACAGTTTACTCTTTAGATAGACTTGGAATTCCTCTAATCGAGATAGGAACAAAAGCGGACATTAAAACTCCTGAAATGGCAAAAAAAACTGCAAAAAAGCTTGGAATGATTTTAAGATCAACAGGAAAAGTCAAAAGGGGTATAGGGACGATAAGACAGGACGTGAACATTAGCATACGAGACGGTGCGAGAGTTGAGATAAAGGGCGTTCAGGAGCTCGATCTAATAGACAAGGTTGTCGAATACGAGGTTATAAGGCAGTTAAATCTGTTGCAAATAAGGGAAGAGTTGCAAAAGAGAAATGCTCACGTAGTTGAGAGAGTTTTCGATGTAACAGACGTTTTCAGAAATACTAAGTCTAAGATCTTAAAAGGAAAAACAGTAAAGGCTATACTGCTTAAAAACTTTGCTGGAATTGTTGGAAAAGAGCTACAGCCCGGAAGAAGGCTTGGAAGTGAGTTTGCGGACATAGCGAGAGCTTTCGGTTTGGGTGGAATATTCCACACAGATGAACTTCCGGCTTACAGTATCAGTGCTGAAGAAGTTTCAATGCTGAGGAGCGTTGTTGGTGCTGTTGAAGGGGACGCAGTCGTTATCGCAGCTGGAGATCCAGATAGGGTTGAGAGAGCTTTGCTGAGGATAATCGAGAGAGCTAAATATTGCTTTGTTGGTGTTCCAGAAGAGACTAGGAAGGCTAACGAGGATGCGACAACTTCTTATCTCCGCCCACTCCCGGGGGCTGCAAGAATGTATCCTGAAACAGATGTCCCTCCAGTTACCTCTTTAGCTTATCTCGATGTTGAAATTCCCGAATTGATCGAAGATAGGGCTAAGAGATATGCAAAGCTACTACCAGCGGATCTCGCATTTGAGATTGCAGATTCAAAATACTACCGAGTTTTCGAAGAATTCTGTAATTCGCTTCCACCAACGATTGTTGCAAGGGTTTTGCATGTAATTCCGACTGAGCTCAGAAGAGAGAACTGCAAGGTTGATTTGCTCGAGGAAAAGCACTTCAGAATGGTTTTGGAGATGATCCGAGATGGAGAAATTGCCAAGGAAGGTGCTGAGAATGCTTTGAGGGCAATACTCGAGAAACCATCTGCAAGTAGGAATGAATTGAAAGTGGCGCTCGGATCGAAGAGCGACATTGATAGCTTTATTCAAAAGCTTATTGAAGAAAAGAAAGACCTGATTGCTGAAAAAGGTGAAAATGCTTTCAAGCCATTAATGGGTATAGTTATGGGCGAATTCAGAGGCAAAGTGGACGGAAAGGTTGTTGCAGAGAAGCTTAGAGAAGCGATATCGAAGAAAATGAAAGAACTCGAACCGCAAAATTCATAA
- the fbp gene encoding fructose-1,6-bisphosphate aldolase/phosphatase — MKITVSLIKADVGSVVGHAVVPEEIKKLAEDLLRNAVESGEIVDYRVFNAGDDLELLMTHKKGVDNAKIHELAWNVFSKCAEKAKEMKLYGAGQDLLKDAFSGNIRGLGPGIAEMEFTERKAEPLLVFMMDKTEPGAFNLPIFRIFADPFNTAGLVIDPSMHSGFVFEIWDILEHRRVFMRSPEEIYSILALIGGKSRFVIKRVYPKPGKLPTDEPVAVVSTEKLYQVAGEYVGKDDPVAIVRAQSGLPAVGEVLEAFAFPHLVSGWMRGSHNGPIMPVPFRYSKCTRFDGPPRCICAGFQLCNGKLIGPVDMFDDPAFDYARQKANEIAEYMRRHGPFEPHRLSAEDMEYTTLPKVLENLKGRFEEL; from the coding sequence ATGAAGATTACGGTCTCGTTAATAAAGGCAGATGTTGGAAGCGTTGTGGGGCATGCCGTTGTTCCTGAAGAAATAAAAAAGTTGGCTGAAGATCTTTTGAGAAACGCGGTGGAGAGTGGCGAGATAGTGGACTATCGGGTGTTTAACGCTGGTGACGATCTCGAATTGCTGATGACACACAAAAAAGGCGTTGATAACGCCAAGATTCACGAACTCGCTTGGAATGTTTTTAGTAAGTGCGCAGAAAAAGCCAAGGAGATGAAATTGTATGGTGCAGGACAGGATTTGCTCAAAGATGCTTTTTCTGGAAACATTAGAGGTCTTGGCCCGGGTATTGCCGAGATGGAATTCACAGAAAGAAAGGCAGAACCATTACTTGTGTTCATGATGGATAAAACAGAACCAGGTGCGTTTAATTTGCCAATATTCAGAATCTTTGCAGACCCATTTAATACTGCCGGCCTCGTGATAGACCCCTCAATGCACTCTGGCTTTGTATTCGAGATCTGGGATATCCTGGAGCACAGAAGGGTTTTCATGAGAAGTCCAGAAGAAATTTACAGCATACTCGCACTTATTGGAGGAAAGAGCAGATTTGTTATAAAAAGAGTTTATCCGAAGCCTGGAAAATTGCCGACAGACGAACCCGTAGCGGTCGTAAGCACCGAAAAACTATATCAGGTAGCAGGGGAGTATGTTGGTAAAGATGATCCTGTAGCGATTGTGAGAGCTCAAAGTGGTTTGCCTGCTGTGGGGGAAGTTCTCGAAGCCTTTGCTTTCCCACACTTGGTTAGTGGCTGGATGCGGGGGAGTCACAATGGTCCAATAATGCCAGTTCCCTTTAGATATTCCAAATGCACCCGTTTTGATGGGCCCCCGAGATGCATATGTGCAGGATTCCAGCTCTGCAATGGTAAACTCATAGGCCCGGTGGACATGTTTGACGATCCGGCCTTTGACTACGCAAGACAAAAAGCAAATGAGATTGCAGAATACATGCGAAGACATGGTCCGTTCGAACCGCACAGACTTTCCGCAGAAGACATGGAATACACAACACTACCTAAAGTGCTTGAAAATCTGAAAGGGAGATTTGAAGAGTTATGA
- a CDS encoding ATPase domain-containing protein encodes MVSVMIMLERVPTGIPGFDELCEGGLLRDRSYLISGTSGSGKTVFAMQYLVNGAKQFNEPGIFVATEERPQHLREHFMSFGWDLEKLEDENMLAIVDATSTKIGLPSEERYIDVRPFDTRSLLDHIITIQDEIGARRAVLDSTTSIGFTISDPAKFRVELLKISTTMEILGLTSLLTCEVIEDGPDRISRFGIENFVVEGTIVLYYTRVENTRMRSLEIFKMRGTNHSKKIHPFEITNKGIVVYSKEELL; translated from the coding sequence ATGGTTAGTGTGATGATTATGCTTGAAAGAGTGCCTACGGGTATACCCGGTTTTGATGAACTCTGTGAGGGCGGACTTTTAAGGGATAGAAGTTACCTGATTTCTGGAACGTCAGGATCCGGAAAGACTGTGTTCGCAATGCAGTATCTGGTAAATGGCGCAAAACAATTTAATGAGCCAGGAATATTCGTGGCTACAGAAGAGAGGCCTCAACACCTTAGAGAGCACTTTATGAGTTTTGGTTGGGATCTTGAAAAACTTGAAGACGAAAACATGCTTGCCATAGTTGATGCCACTTCAACAAAAATCGGGTTGCCTTCAGAAGAGAGATATATCGATGTTCGGCCGTTTGATACAAGATCCCTTCTGGACCACATAATAACAATCCAAGATGAAATCGGGGCAAGGAGGGCGGTCTTGGATTCCACGACCTCGATTGGATTTACAATTTCCGATCCAGCCAAGTTTAGAGTTGAATTGCTGAAGATTTCAACCACAATGGAAATTTTAGGCTTGACTTCTCTGCTAACCTGTGAAGTGATCGAAGATGGCCCGGACAGAATAAGTAGATTCGGAATCGAGAACTTCGTGGTTGAAGGCACGATAGTTCTCTATTACACAAGAGTCGAGAATACAAGAATGCGAAGCCTTGAAATTTTCAAAATGCGCGGCACAAATCATAGTAAGAAAATACATCCGTTTGAGATTACGAACAAAGGGATAGTGGTATATTCAAAGGAAGAATTACTTTAA
- a CDS encoding VWA domain-containing protein: protein MFTKHMIEKPECKACKKGSPLESLVNDLLYSLFNPYYREKGNFDPTELIKKYLRDELKRFEQNPFFREIVRDLGFSDGYWTEQLEKYQMAKKMAWEDLKSMLERGELKREDISATQLVENFFDEVVEDLKKLGYIEYVEGKFHRRVVKYKAIAEKIIGDKILSIALEELEQKNRGEHLTEKEGISIFSGENIVEFDPAIHSFDNIDICESFVKSAIKGRLDLDEIVVRQPKHAEKCVYVMLIDVSDSMRGKKIIGAIEAGIALRRAIERKSSNDELVIMAFNHRVSRVRKEDILNLEPKGRTDIGLALRKAREILSEKSGTGIVFLISDGEPTSSFDPTLTPWMCALREAKMLRNVRAKLQIVMFSNEGRFVEFCTLMAKLCGNSRLFHFSDPLNLKKYILKRF from the coding sequence ATGTTTACAAAGCATATGATCGAGAAACCTGAATGCAAAGCCTGCAAAAAAGGTTCTCCATTAGAAAGTTTGGTAAACGATCTTCTTTATTCTCTGTTCAACCCCTACTATCGTGAGAAGGGTAATTTTGACCCGACAGAGCTTATAAAAAAGTATTTAAGAGATGAACTGAAGAGATTCGAGCAAAATCCATTTTTCAGGGAAATTGTTAGAGATTTAGGTTTTTCTGACGGTTACTGGACCGAACAACTTGAAAAATACCAGATGGCCAAAAAGATGGCTTGGGAAGATCTAAAAAGCATGCTCGAAAGGGGAGAGCTTAAAAGAGAAGATATAAGTGCAACTCAGCTCGTAGAGAATTTCTTTGATGAAGTAGTTGAAGATCTCAAGAAACTTGGGTACATTGAATACGTGGAGGGGAAATTCCATAGAAGAGTTGTAAAGTATAAAGCAATTGCTGAAAAGATAATCGGAGACAAAATACTCTCCATAGCACTGGAAGAACTTGAACAAAAGAATCGTGGAGAACATCTGACCGAAAAGGAAGGAATTTCGATTTTTAGCGGCGAAAACATAGTTGAGTTTGACCCTGCAATTCATTCCTTTGATAATATAGATATCTGCGAGTCATTCGTAAAATCAGCTATAAAGGGTAGACTCGATCTCGATGAAATCGTTGTCAGACAGCCAAAACACGCAGAAAAGTGTGTTTACGTAATGCTTATTGACGTAAGCGACTCTATGCGTGGTAAAAAGATCATAGGTGCTATCGAAGCAGGAATCGCATTAAGGAGAGCTATAGAGAGAAAATCGAGCAACGATGAGCTTGTAATAATGGCCTTCAATCACAGGGTTTCAAGAGTTAGGAAAGAAGACATTTTAAATCTCGAACCGAAAGGAAGAACCGATATAGGGCTGGCCTTAAGAAAAGCACGTGAAATTCTTTCCGAAAAGAGTGGAACCGGCATTGTTTTTCTTATTAGCGATGGTGAGCCTACTTCAAGCTTCGATCCAACACTCACCCCCTGGATGTGTGCACTGCGAGAAGCTAAGATGCTCAGGAATGTTCGTGCCAAGCTTCAAATAGTTATGTTTAGCAACGAAGGTAGATTTGTTGAATTTTGCACACTGATGGCCAAACTATGTGGAAACTCTAGACTCTTCCATTTCTCAGACCCTCTAAATCTCAAAAAATATATCCTGAAAAGGTTTTAA
- a CDS encoding AAA family ATPase, with product MEFEYIFEDVKIKPSNAPKFILNGEEVDIWSKELIKYHSKSITEYIRENLLFYESKGLDPFGEIVGKTVEKEMVKTALLSGSNILFKGKKGYGKTTFSKSVSKLLPEKILAIKGCKIHDDPTQPVCFSCKKKVLENEKVELIFIPRKWIRIPGDPMMTTRQLIGGISIQKIKEGYDLDHPEVFTPGRVLKAHRGIAYFDELGSIPSALQTLLHELFEEKQVTTPEGDIVPMKIDTLVIASTNPANYKGVSDIKEPLLDRMEQIDIGPPETLEEEIEIGLRNMNLKHGSIIPDWHLRILANAVRCMRNKTCRYANRIEVEPSCRATIKLFDHVRASAIRKRHEAVMLADYGENFEVVKLALKSRFEVEYETEISKDEIIEGVLNDSIDSVCSSIYTSIPRNTFSEIIEEIAEQKVVNAYETNSVLKRFASSLCKKKEELKSAVEITLEAIARCSGLIERDGDGIYVYKAYDRET from the coding sequence ATGGAATTTGAATACATATTCGAAGACGTGAAGATTAAACCGAGCAACGCTCCCAAGTTTATCCTCAATGGTGAAGAAGTTGATATCTGGAGTAAAGAGCTTATCAAATATCACTCCAAGAGTATCACTGAATACATTCGCGAAAATCTGCTGTTTTATGAATCTAAAGGGCTTGACCCATTTGGTGAAATCGTAGGCAAGACGGTTGAGAAAGAGATGGTAAAGACAGCTCTTCTCAGTGGTTCGAATATTCTATTCAAAGGTAAGAAAGGATACGGAAAGACAACATTCTCAAAGAGTGTTTCAAAACTTTTGCCGGAGAAAATACTCGCAATAAAGGGCTGTAAAATACACGACGACCCCACACAGCCTGTATGCTTTTCATGTAAGAAAAAGGTTCTTGAAAACGAAAAAGTTGAACTAATCTTTATCCCAAGAAAATGGATTAGAATTCCAGGAGACCCGATGATGACAACAAGACAGTTAATCGGTGGGATTAGCATTCAAAAGATAAAAGAAGGCTATGATCTTGATCATCCAGAAGTATTTACTCCCGGCAGAGTATTAAAGGCACATAGAGGCATTGCTTACTTTGATGAACTTGGATCAATTCCTTCTGCTTTACAAACACTCCTTCATGAACTTTTTGAGGAAAAACAGGTCACTACCCCTGAAGGGGACATAGTGCCGATGAAGATAGACACACTTGTAATTGCATCTACGAATCCTGCCAATTATAAAGGAGTCTCGGACATCAAAGAGCCCTTACTAGACAGAATGGAGCAAATCGACATAGGCCCCCCCGAAACTCTGGAAGAGGAGATTGAAATCGGATTGAGAAATATGAACTTAAAACACGGCTCAATTATTCCCGACTGGCATCTAAGGATATTGGCTAATGCTGTTCGCTGTATGAGGAACAAGACATGCAGATACGCTAACAGGATTGAAGTTGAACCCAGCTGTAGAGCAACGATAAAGCTCTTCGACCATGTAAGAGCTTCAGCCATACGAAAAAGACATGAAGCGGTTATGCTTGCAGATTATGGTGAAAACTTTGAAGTCGTTAAACTTGCGCTAAAAAGCAGATTTGAAGTTGAATATGAGACAGAAATATCAAAAGATGAAATAATCGAAGGGGTTTTGAACGACTCCATTGACAGCGTTTGCAGTTCGATTTACACTTCGATCCCAAGAAATACATTCAGTGAGATTATTGAGGAGATCGCAGAGCAGAAAGTTGTAAATGCTTACGAGACAAATAGCGTTCTTAAAAGATTCGCGTCATCACTTTGTAAAAAGAAAGAAGAGCTTAAATCCGCTGTTGAGATAACTCTTGAAGCGATTGCAAGATGTTCTGGGCTTATAGAAAGAGACGGTGATGGTATTTATGTTTACAAAGCATATGATCGAGAAACCTGA
- a CDS encoding sodium:solute symporter: MLAWVIFVAYLVAVAIIGYYGAKRTKTVADFVAASGQLGFWTYSLLMIGSVFSGMTLIGVAGLGFTTGWANMWERIIGPPFAIAFGTILIASRLYKIRPNGILTIQDYLSFRYNDPKVMRILAGTISALTCYIYLIGQYTAIGVASHIILGIPYWLGATIAAVIVVSYVMSGGMFSTAWTTFLQSLLMMFGVYLTVPFIIAGVGGFEQLNIALSNMPQLQNETRGVAPNYMFAEYLSKPFGPAEVPLVGWVYNITLFFITVPFGLMVAPHIVNNMLTFRDRSYIRWSPLVMYVLGVAIILLTALAGMAARVAWAQGQLDIPELNLGVTKVAWSDMAYPAVAQKFLPEWLFLLLLPTILAGVMSTTDRLILTATNSISYDIVKNALGKEIGERKMRLFNAILVAIIGFSSLLIALTPQQMLAWIIWSGLALMANCFFFPIVLGLYWDRMTKNAARLSMLVGFIVTIVCFATYGRTIPIFGIPSYAAFPGFLASFLTAVVISLVEKKK; the protein is encoded by the coding sequence ATGCTCGCTTGGGTCATCTTTGTAGCCTACCTTGTAGCAGTGGCGATAATTGGCTACTACGGAGCTAAAAGGACCAAGACTGTTGCAGATTTCGTCGCAGCGAGTGGTCAGCTTGGTTTTTGGACCTATTCTCTGCTAATGATTGGGAGTGTTTTCAGTGGAATGACTCTAATCGGAGTCGCTGGACTTGGATTTACAACCGGTTGGGCAAACATGTGGGAACGCATAATTGGACCCCCATTTGCTATTGCCTTTGGCACAATCCTGATCGCAAGCAGACTTTACAAGATTAGACCAAATGGAATTCTGACAATTCAGGATTACCTTTCGTTTAGATACAACGATCCAAAGGTTATGAGAATTCTTGCAGGAACAATTTCTGCCCTTACATGCTACATCTACCTTATAGGGCAGTATACTGCCATTGGTGTTGCAAGCCACATAATTCTGGGGATTCCTTACTGGCTTGGTGCAACCATCGCTGCTGTAATAGTGGTCTCCTACGTTATGAGCGGGGGAATGTTTTCGACAGCATGGACGACTTTTTTGCAGAGCCTTCTCATGATGTTTGGAGTTTACCTTACAGTTCCATTTATAATAGCAGGAGTTGGAGGATTTGAACAGCTAAACATCGCACTGTCAAACATGCCTCAACTCCAGAACGAAACTCGTGGTGTAGCACCAAATTACATGTTTGCAGAGTATCTATCGAAGCCTTTTGGACCTGCCGAAGTTCCACTTGTAGGCTGGGTTTACAACATAACGCTGTTCTTTATAACAGTGCCCTTTGGCTTGATGGTTGCCCCGCACATCGTTAACAACATGCTGACGTTCAGAGATCGTAGCTATATAAGATGGAGCCCACTGGTAATGTATGTGTTGGGAGTTGCAATCATCCTCCTAACAGCACTCGCTGGGATGGCTGCGAGAGTAGCATGGGCTCAAGGACAGCTTGATATCCCCGAATTAAATCTTGGAGTTACCAAAGTTGCTTGGTCTGATATGGCTTATCCTGCCGTGGCCCAAAAATTCCTCCCAGAGTGGCTTTTCCTCTTGCTCTTGCCAACTATACTTGCGGGCGTAATGTCCACCACGGACAGACTTATACTTACAGCAACGAATAGCATAAGCTATGACATTGTAAAAAATGCTCTGGGTAAAGAGATTGGAGAACGAAAAATGAGATTGTTCAATGCAATCCTTGTTGCGATTATCGGCTTTTCATCCCTTCTGATTGCGCTGACACCACAACAAATGCTCGCTTGGATCATCTGGTCAGGCCTTGCACTGATGGCAAACTGTTTCTTCTTCCCCATCGTCCTCGGGCTCTATTGGGATCGAATGACTAAGAATGCCGCAAGGCTCAGCATGCTTGTCGGATTCATCGTAACCATAGTTTGTTTTGCCACTTATGGAAGGACAATTCCGATTTTTGGAATTCCGAGCTATGCAGCGTTTCCAGGATTCTTGGCAAGCTTTTTGACTGCAGTAGTAATCTCACTTGTGGAGAAGAAAAAATAA
- a CDS encoding ABC transporter substrate-binding protein, translating to MGVKKVALFLEDAAWTLCSREGCKYVTPFGSTETKAMKDWIRDELELEVVYIVNIAVGEKNFLPMLEMAKSKGAQYIFVRSSWYTDTVTLVKQWATSSARDIPIVLWGGPNHWSVFWNLTGGAALGVITSGAYDAPNIPPVSPLTRPFIEKARSLGLSVDISSHVFYSEMYRIKEAMEKVGDPKNIDSVIKAMEDIEFKNHTLYPPSAVYFGYKDPRLHSYTGLPMPFPAQIQCNGQAVFISSPERIKQAGYSEEVVSMMKPEAYKPPAELRKICGS from the coding sequence ATGGGTGTCAAGAAGGTGGCCTTATTCCTTGAAGATGCTGCCTGGACCCTTTGCAGTAGGGAGGGGTGCAAATATGTAACACCCTTCGGATCTACTGAAACAAAAGCTATGAAAGACTGGATAAGGGATGAACTCGAACTGGAAGTTGTATACATTGTTAACATAGCTGTCGGTGAGAAGAACTTCCTACCAATGCTTGAAATGGCCAAATCGAAAGGTGCTCAATATATTTTCGTGCGTTCAAGCTGGTATACTGACACAGTAACACTCGTTAAGCAGTGGGCGACATCCAGTGCAAGGGACATTCCAATCGTTCTATGGGGAGGTCCGAATCACTGGAGCGTCTTCTGGAATCTAACCGGTGGAGCAGCATTGGGTGTGATAACTAGTGGAGCATACGATGCTCCCAATATCCCGCCAGTTAGCCCACTAACGCGACCTTTCATCGAAAAAGCCAGATCATTAGGTTTATCTGTTGACATTTCCTCTCACGTCTTCTACTCAGAGATGTATCGCATAAAAGAGGCAATGGAAAAAGTTGGAGATCCAAAGAATATAGATTCAGTAATAAAAGCAATGGAGGATATCGAATTCAAGAATCACACATTATATCCACCTTCTGCAGTCTATTTCGGATACAAGGATCCGAGGTTACATTCATATACGGGCCTTCCAATGCCATTCCCTGCTCAAATTCAGTGCAACGGCCAGGCAGTGTTCATAAGTTCTCCAGAGAGAATAAAACAAGCCGGTTACTCAGAAGAAGTAGTCAGCATGATGAAGCCTGAAGCTTACAAGCCCCCAGCTGAACTACGAAAAATCTGCGGAAGCTAA
- a CDS encoding CpXC domain-containing protein, producing the protein MSLPVRVKIKCPGCGEWFETGYWASINLMVEPLSEEDVEERVTHQCPHCGKKIFLPPDLLVTSEKWLIFEADREQEKIEIEFLD; encoded by the coding sequence ATGTCATTACCAGTAAGGGTGAAGATAAAGTGTCCAGGATGTGGAGAGTGGTTTGAAACTGGCTACTGGGCTTCTATAAACCTAATGGTTGAACCTCTAAGCGAAGAAGACGTTGAAGAGAGAGTAACACATCAATGCCCTCACTGTGGAAAAAAGATCTTTCTACCACCCGATCTCTTGGTGACATCCGAGAAGTGGTTGATTTTTGAAGCGGATCGGGAGCAGGAAAAGATCGAGATCGAATTTCTCGATTGA
- a CDS encoding type II toxin-antitoxin system CcdA family antitoxin, whose translation MKKRTSVYIDEALLDFAKKEGINLPNLLEEAIKSCRNGKKLAERVTRNHQVAGSNPAHGLSIFEIRIKAGCIWSFMALMDFSTKEEIFETFCFSQS comes from the coding sequence ATGAAGAAGAGAACTTCAGTCTATATCGATGAGGCTTTGCTGGATTTTGCAAAGAAAGAAGGTATTAACTTGCCAAACTTACTCGAAGAAGCGATTAAATCTTGTAGAAACGGTAAAAAACTGGCAGAGCGGGTGACTCGTAATCATCAGGTTGCAGGTTCAAACCCTGCCCATGGCTTGTCTATTTTTGAAATTAGGATAAAAGCTGGCTGTATTTGGTCTTTTATGGCTTTAATGGACTTTTCTACAAAAGAAGAGATATTTGAGACGTTTTGTTTTAGCCAGTCGTAA
- a CDS encoding SpoVG family protein, translating to MAEITEVRIYKSKGDGNVKAYASVSLDNEFVVKGLKVIEGEKGLWVSMPSKKGKDGSYQDLFHPVSKEARDKIVDAVLKAYHNQE from the coding sequence TTGGCGGAAATTACAGAAGTTAGAATATACAAGTCGAAGGGAGACGGAAACGTAAAGGCGTATGCCTCTGTAAGCTTGGACAATGAATTCGTTGTGAAGGGTTTGAAAGTTATAGAGGGTGAAAAGGGGCTTTGGGTTAGCATGCCCAGCAAAAAAGGAAAAGATGGGAGCTATCAGGATCTGTTCCATCCGGTAAGTAAGGAAGCCAGAGATAAGATTGTTGATGCTGTGCTAAAAGCCTACCATAATCAGGAGTAA
- a CDS encoding Zn-ribbon domain-containing OB-fold protein, producing the protein MVPRFWRKIKYRYDVVGSYCENCGSYYYPKREICPRCRRRSKLRDEKFPDEGIILSYTVVNSRIIAMIGLNNGAKTLAEVCADKVEIGMKVKKAFRRYGEEGEAGIIYYGTKFVPI; encoded by the coding sequence ATGGTTCCGAGATTTTGGCGGAAAATCAAATATCGCTACGATGTTGTTGGTAGCTATTGCGAAAACTGTGGAAGCTACTATTATCCCAAGAGGGAAATTTGTCCGAGATGCAGAAGAAGAAGTAAGCTAAGGGACGAGAAGTTTCCAGATGAGGGAATTATTTTGAGCTACACAGTTGTTAATAGTAGGATCATTGCGATGATTGGATTAAACAATGGTGCAAAGACCCTTGCAGAAGTCTGTGCGGACAAAGTTGAGATTGGAATGAAAGTCAAAAAGGCATTCAGGAGATACGGCGAAGAGGGGGAAGCAGGGATAATCTACTACGGAACAAAGTTCGTCCCGATTTGA